From Quercus lobata isolate SW786 chromosome 1, ValleyOak3.0 Primary Assembly, whole genome shotgun sequence, one genomic window encodes:
- the LOC115987002 gene encoding uncharacterized protein LOC115987002, whose protein sequence is MGKHLGDNISGFQFGESHPSCMWGILHILDYHRWHNVKKILPHKKQRGRQTRSKKSPRKIINTRDIEVQGFVASEAEPFPIEQRGTKISPTNNKRSGKAPIKELIAKEMSKEDNRRYRNLSFAARSWLRRIFPIHHLEPSDNSLDEIHIDGKNTIGLLPHSADISATRFQYSSPPKTPEELVTCNKKFTEHSTLNDVDYLGHKQLAVRHAHFPEKYDERMQTSANQKLMESNQPSRDISNNQFNEYFDVLEILKVNQESFIKILQETNIGMKHLSLQTSNTKARLTKSGSFPVANPSSTKNIRPSTLKHKQNESRYFPRGEKFLAASLESQSGASKSQKEYQLQSILFMADNNSAVSAIRQETDLSSLESSQGLSNQGWNQRVINRFKEIKQKIMHALKENRKESNHSFMEALLESAPSGCQISSDGKQSSEISTHQDGIDNPRSYEANGPAFDPSRGRLDHMRRTSSLNESLNRYTELFERSFGREAKWHHSKSLKLTNEVKVPSSGHPPKSFIRGLSLPDLDSLCTFLNEASGNAQTLVMPGRTIADCSTMAESKNHSEPKSVSTSLEAHTSKPLHDAAESKFLKDVIGVSDSSWNIKSSADLIAGKNYEGINEIDDPSELATEESSLHQDQKIGLTMNLSSELAHPCTELREPGLVSDLKTIFPDDKNSIPEPPMYEGPGLNPRSAQTDETYTSVDQKIRPITDSSPTFCSSVNPEDTENANNNVDNHFLHIDLDKMDEADFNYVRDVLELSGFINNECLGGWYSLDQPLDPSLFKELENCLHPELESYGENVSGNCDHQLLYDLINDTLLEIYERSFTYFPRSFSFNCHIRSMPKGNYLLEEVWAKVSSYLILRPELDQSLDDVVARDMAKGDGWMNLQFDNECVALELEEFIFDELLEEFMCS, encoded by the exons ATGGGAAAGCACTTGGGGGACAACATCTCCGGATTTCAATTTGGGGAAAGTCATCCAAGCTGCATGTGGGGCATACTCCATATTCTTGACTACCACCGTTGGCACAATGTCAAAAAGATACTTCCACACAAAAAGCAAAGAGGAAGGCAAACCAGAA GTAAAAAaagtccaagaaaaataataaatacgcGCGATATTGAAGTACAGGGATTTGTAGCTTCTGAAGCAGAACCCTTCCCG ATTGAGCAGCGTGGTACAAAAATTAGCCCCACCAACAACAAAAGATCAGGGAAAGCTCCTATCAAAGAATTAATTGCTAAAGAGATGTCTAAGGAAGATAACCGCAGATACAGGAATTTAAGCTTTGCTGCACGATCATGGTTGCGGCGAATTTTTCCGATCCATCACTTAGAGCCTTCAGACAATTCTCTTGATGAAATACACATTGATGGGAAAAATACAATTGGTCTCCTTCCACATAGTGCTGACATTTCTGCTACCAGATTCCAGTATTCATCTCCTCCAAAGACCCCAGAGGAGCTAGTTACATGCAATAAAAAGTTCACAGAGCACAGTACCTTAAATGATGTTGACTACTTGGGGCATAAGCAGTTGGCTGTGAGGCATGCACATTTTCCTGAAAAATATGATGAAAGAATGCAAACCTCGGCAAACCAAAAGCTGATGGAATCTAATCAGCCCAGCAGAGACATTTCCAATAACCAGTTTAACGAGTATTTTGATGTTCTGGAGATACTCAAGGTTAACCAGGAATCATTTATCAAGATTCTACAAGAAACAAACATTGGTATGAAGCACTTGAGTCTGCAGACTTCCAATACCAAAGCAAGATTAACCAAGTCTGGATCATTTCCTGTAGCCAATCcatcatcaacaaaaaatattaggCCTAGTACACTCAAGCACAAGCAAAATGAAAGTAGGTATTTTCCAAGAGGAGAAAAATTTCTTGCTGCTTCTTTAGAATCACAGTCTGGTGCATCCAAGTCTCAGAAGGAATATCAATTGCAGTCAATACTGTTTATGGCTGACAATAATAGTGCAGTCAGTGCCATAAGACAAGAAACAGACCTTTCTTCTTTAGAATCATCACAGGGCTTAAGTAACCAAGGGTGGAATCAACGGGTTATTAATCGTTTCAAAGAAATTAAGCAGAAAATAATGCATGCACTTAAggagaatagaaaagaaagtaACCACTCATTTATGGAAGCACTCCTTGAAAGTGCTCCTTCTGGATGTCAGATTTCCAGTGATGGAAAACAAAGTTCAGAGATTTCCACGCACCAAGATGGTATAGACAACCCTAGAAGTTATGAGGCTAATGGTCCTGCTTTTGATCCCAGCAGGGGAAGACTAGACCACATGCGAAGAACATCCTCTCTGAATGAGTCTCTCAATAGATACACTGAGTTGTTTGAGCGTAGTTTTGGCAGAGAGGCCAAGTGGCATCACTCTAAGAGCCTAAAATTGACAAATGAAGTTAAGGTTCCATCAAGCGGGCATCCTCCAAAGTCATTCATAAGGGGACTTTCTTTGCCTGATCTTGATTCTTTGTGTACCTTTCTAAATGAGGCATCTGGTAATGCTCAAACTTTAGTGATGCCAGGAAGGACTATTGCAGATTGCAGTACAATGGCTGAAAGTAAAAATCATAGTGAACCAAAGTCAGTCAGCACTTCACTTGAAGCACATACATCTAAACCATTACATGATGCCGCAGAGAGTAAATTTCTGAAAGATGTGATTGGAGTAAGTGACAGCAGTTGGAATATCAAATCTTCGGCTGATTTAATTGCAGGGAAAAATTATGAGGGAATAAATGAGATTGATGATCCTAGCGAGTTAGCAACTGAGGAAAGCAGTCTTCACCAAGATCAGAAGATTGGTTTGACAATGAACCTCAGCAGTGAGCTTGCACATCCTTGTACAGAGCTGAGAGAACCGGGTCTAGTTTCGGATCTAAAAACTATCTTTCCAGATGATAAAAACAGCATTCCAGAGCCTCCAATGTATGAAG GTCCAGGGTTAAATCCTAGGAGCGCTCAAACAGATGAGACATATACTTCTGTTGACCAAAAAATCAGGCCCATCACAGATTCTTCACCAACCTTCTGCAGCTCAGTAAACCCTGAGGATACTGAAAATGCAAATAACAATGTTGACAATCACTTCCTACACATTGATTTGGATAAAATGGATGAGGCTGACTTCAACTATGTGAGAGACGTTCTTGAGCTGTCAGGCTTCATCAATAATGAGTGCCTTGGAGGATGGTACTCACTAGACCAGCCACTAGATCCTTCTTTGTTCAAGGAATTGGAGAATTGCTTACACCCTGAACTTGAAAGCTATGGAGAGAATGTTAGTGGCAATTGTGATCACCAGCTTctatatgatttaataaatgaCACACTTCTTGAGATCTATGAGAGATCATTCACCTACTTCCCAAGATCCTTCTCCTTTAATTGCCACATTCGTTCAATGCCTAAAGGGAACTACCTTCTAGAGGAGGTTTGGGCAAAAGTTAGTTCGTACTTGATCTTGAGGCCAGAGTTGGACCAGTCATTGGATGATGTTGTGGCTCGAGACATGGCAAAGGGTGATGGTTGGATGAACCTCCAATTTGATAATGAGTGTGTGGCGCTTGAGCTAGAGGAATTCATTTTCGATGAACTCTTGGAAGAATTTATGTGCTCTTGA